A single Pagrus major chromosome 19, Pma_NU_1.0 DNA region contains:
- the ezh2 gene encoding histone-lysine N-methyltransferase EZH2 encodes MVLTGKRSEKGPACWKRRVKSEYMRLRQLKRFRRADEVKSMFNTNRQKINDRTDILNQEWKTRRIQPVHIMTSVGSLRGTRECTVDSGFSEFPRQVIPLKTLNAVASVPVMYSWSPLQQNFMVEDETVLHNIPYMGDEILDQDGTFIEELIKNYDGKVHGDRECGFINDEIFVELVSALSQYSDNEDDEEEEEQDFKVDKMELCDSKEHPEDPRKDGLINNESRTSSDSTKKFPSDKIFEAISSMFPDKGSTEELKEKYKELTEQQLPGALPPECTPNIDGPNARSVQREQSLHSFHTLFCRRCFKYDCFLHPFHATPNTYKRKNLENLVDTKPCGIDCYMYLVQDGMVSEYPAGVVAERAKTPSKRTVGRRRGRLPNSNSRPSTPTVSSETKDTDSDREGSKEDERDNDKDDEDKKDENTSSSEGNSRCQTPVKMKLTGEAEAVDWSGAEASLFRVLIGTYYDNFCAIARLIGTKTCRQVYEFRVKESSIIARAPTEDEDTPPRKKKRKHRLWATHCRKIQLKKDGSSNHVYNYQPCDHPRQPCDSSCPCVTAQNFCEKFCQCSSECQNRFPGCRCKAQCNTKQCPCYLAVRECDPDLCLTCGAADHWDSKNVSCKNCSIQRGAKKHLLLAPSDVAGWGIFIKEPVQKNEFISEYCGEIISQDEADRRGKVYDKYMCSFLFNLNNDFVVDATRKGNKIRFANHSVNPNCYAKVMMVNGDHRIGIFAKRAIQTGEELFFDYRYSQADALKYVGIERELEIA; translated from the exons AGCATGTTCAACACCAACCGTCAGAAAATCAATGACCGGACGGACATTTTGAACCAGGAGTGGAAGACCAGGCGAATCCAGCCAGTTCACATCATGACGTCGGTAGGCTCTTTGAGAGGCACCCGAGAG TGCACGGTGGACAGCGGCTTCTCTGAGTTCCCCCGGCAGGTCATCCCCCTGAAGACCCTCAACGCTGTGGCCTCAGTCCCGGTCATGTACTCGTGGTCACCGCTGCAGCAGAACTTCATG GTGGAGGATGAGACGGTGCTCCACAACATCCCCTACATGGGAGACGAGATCCTGGACCAGGATGGTACCTTCATAGAAGAGCTGATCAAGAACTATGACGGCAAAGTCCACGGAGACAGAG AATGCGGCTTCATCAACGACGAGATATTCGTGGAGTTGGTCAGCGCTCTGTCTCAGTACAGTGACAAcgaggatgatgaggaggaggaagaacagGACTTTAAGGTAGACAAGATGGAGTTGTGTGACAGCAAGGAGCATCCAGAGGACCCCCGCAAGGACGGGCTCATCAACAATGAGA GCCGAACCAGCAGCGACAGCACCAAGAAGTTTCCCTCTGACAAGATCTTCGAAGCCATCTCCTCCATGTTCCCTGACAAGGGCTCCACAGAGGAGCTCAAAGAGAA GTACAAGGAGCTGACGGAGCAGCAGCTGCCCGGCGCGCTGCCCCCAGAATGCACCCCGAACATCGACGGTCCAAACGCTCGCTCCGTGCAGCGCGAGCAGAGCCTGCACTCCTTCCACACTCTGTTCTGCAGACGCTGCTTCAAATACGACTGCTTCCTCCACc CTTTTCATGCTACTCCAAACACCTACAAGCGCAAGAACCTGGAGAACCTGGTGGACACTAAACCCTGCGGCATTGACTGCTACATGTACCTGGTACAG GACGGGATGGTCAGCGAGTACCCGGCAGGCGTGGTTGCAGAGCGGGCGAAGACGCCCTCCAAACGCACGGTGGGCCGTCGCCGCGGACGGCTGCCGAACAGCAACAGCCGGCCCAGCACCCCCACCGTTTCCTCAGAAACCAAAGACACGGACAGCGACCGCGAGGGCAGCAAAGAAGACGAGCGGGACAATGACAAAGACGACGAGGACAAGAAGGACGAGAACACCAGCAGCTCGG AGGGAAACTCTCGGTGTCAGACTCCAGTGAAGATGAAGCTGACCGGTGAGGCTGAAGCTGTGGATTGGAGCGGGGCCGAAGCCTCTCTGTTCAGGGTTCTCATCGGGACGTATTACGACAACTTCTGCGCCATCGCCCGGCTCATCGGCACCAAGACCTGCAGACAG GTTTACGAGTTCAGGGTGAAGGAGTCGAGCATCATCGCTCGGGCTCCGACTGAAGACGAGGACACGCCGcccaggaagaagaagaggaaacacagactGTGGGCCACTCACTGCAGGAAGATCCAGCTgaagaaag ATGGCTCGTCCAATCACGTCTACAACTACCAGCCGTGTGACCACCCGCGGCAGCCCTGTGACTCCTCCTGTCCCTGCGTCACCGCCCAGAACTTCTGCGAGAAGTTCTGCCAGTGTAGCTCTGAgt GTCAGAACCGTTTCCCAGGTTGTCGGTGCAAAGCTCAGTGCAACACCAAGCAGTGTCCGTGCTACCTGGCAGTGAGGGAGTGTGACCCCGACCTCTGCCTGACCTGCGGCGCTGCAGACCACTGGGACAGCAAGAACGTGTCCTGCAAGAACTGCTCCATCCAGAGAGGAGCCAAGAAg CATCTGCTGCTGGCCCCGTCAGACGTGGCAGGTTGGGGGATCTTCATCAAAGAGCCGGTCCAGAAAAACGAGTTCATCTCTGAGTACTGTGGAGAG ATCATCTCTCAGGATGAAGCAGATCGCAGAGGGAAAGTCTACGACAAATACATGTGCAGCTTCCTCTTCAACCTCAACAACG ACTTTGTTGTTGATGCCACGAGGAAAGGCAACAAGATCCGCTTTGCAAACCATTCAGTGAACCCGAACTGCTATGCAAAAG tgATGATGGTGAACGGAGATCACAGAATAGGAATCTTTGCTAAGAGAGCCATCCAGACCGGAGAGGAACTCTTCTTTGACTACAG GTACAGCCAGGCTGACGCTCTGAAGTACGTCGGGATCGAGCGGGAGTTGGAGATCGCCTGA